The Carassius auratus strain Wakin unplaced genomic scaffold, ASM336829v1 scaf_tig00033505, whole genome shotgun sequence genome has a window encoding:
- the LOC113081239 gene encoding DNA-binding protein inhibitor ID-2-like, producing MKAVSPVRSIRKPALYFSEHNLGNLRSKSSSDDPLSLLYNMNDCYSRLKELVPSLPQNKSVSKMEILQHVIDYILDLQIALDQNPQQQILGQSPSKKSVRSLGADISIISFQPSNPQREINSDDLIALSR from the exons ATGAAGGCAGTCAGTCCGGTGAGGTCCATAAGGAAACCCGCCTTGTATTTTTCGGAGCATAATCTCGGCAATTTACGGAGCAAGAGCTCCTCGGACGACCCACTCAGTCTCCTGTACAACATGAATGACTGCTACAGCAGGTTGAAGGAGCTCGTGCCGAGTTTACCGCAGAACAAGAGCGTGAGTAAGATGGAGATCTTGCAGCATGTCATAGACTACATTCTGGATCTTCAGATCGCACTGGACCAGAACCCGCAACAGCAGATCCTCGGACAGAGCCCTTCAAAAAAGTCTGTCAGATCACTCGGAGCTGATATCAGCATCATCTCCTTCCAG CCCAGTAACCCTCAAAGAGAGATCAACTCAGATGACCTCATAGCCCTGTCTCGTTGA